From the Primulina tabacum isolate GXHZ01 chromosome 3, ASM2559414v2, whole genome shotgun sequence genome, one window contains:
- the LOC142540274 gene encoding protein PARALOG OF AIPP2-like isoform X2 gives MSKPKERTIFHASSALTQPQVSQIQKGFYSCSDRNKNVDHRGKSGKCNMCSAPCSSCFHTNQVLSKSIEESAGETCAENIVVDNEMSTVDTMISTSDSSENALCKGFSRTSDASASNEMVVHSKFEAQKIPDDCLSCDSGTNEATQVYTFHNRKVDNRNLPCSSVFTSCAPDQEYGHTIDCQTLTEHGNVKSEVEHSTANHSRLRKINGEFYHKLPSSGLPIGLSSRHPGFSEALDSKITDHGTDLLMVEDTSTAKYSLCDRNSRDMEEDKCSAPHGAHSEVSSEHLNSLLTGDVVTDIHGDLLGNSVNSTEKNVDAGVDMHLVDDTDDSDMVEQDVKVCDICGDAGREDLLAICCRCIDGAEHTYCMREKMAKVPEGDWLCEECKFVEQMRSQRQDKFGKVDGNEENNSSGQVISEHVNSVDVEGNRSRSSLKIPNKRLRDDADAEVSSIVKKLAVESITRLQKSSWSAKAAAISRENSLKNPDKGRVQSSHGGPSSDAVSVNDNPKLAHSASDRRVHKFQGVFSGSNSFTSINSKPKVKLVDLVLRREKSVKEVAPHQLKDGGIRSLDKSMSFKAKNSIDFESKTKMLSPRPSSHIQNLKNSKQQNTFERQSSFKSKHAPTNSIIDASMDYVSRSDKKQASGGEHCQISTPTDHLETRSMQPDGKSAALSRSYSLSSRKSSDLPSSLGEFKRPALYRHNSHLVLSAKGVNNIDKNSNQSNSKADSSSCSGVSERSPFNADEDQHNGLSQPRESSNSGEPLREQSGSCSRPSYVNSPWDRNNNLKAAIQAAMLRKPGVYQKYRSDNASKSNMGCDIASKDHSSSSAVRRLESSAAEVVDKCTLSQNLSADRLGQETLNNTKHFPSEPVEASSVGDDTQMLDWKSSSRDMFSNDAAAMAIFSKSLAIPKHEYIWQGNFDICRSGKISVSWDGIQAHLSISSSPQVLDVVKKFKNRIVLYEVPRLSTWPIQFQERGVVEDNIALFFFAKDLESYNKIYKIWLDNIIKNDLALKGNVNGVELLIFPSNQLPENSQRWNMLFFLWGVFRGKKESRLEYMPENGRSLSPRARDFPACDDVCPDPKLNASVEFCSLLSHGAIDGDCDARVSSVDCLDGRLNSSSSTAARSFSARQCQELRDTCQEEDINLSSGPLQGRSPINVSVRKQMSMHIDTPLGVGSQHSSYNFDKSLDGVLDISAEKGIEEATMLDKVRSSQDQVKFSVDVNNDAARSQLHGALGKMNHHVASGSREVENQHHDEACNEIVIPGRSEHAKRQLLPMEQSSHWKARSSEQNVLQDGLPDLELALGAERKQKTRATQQVMVGKQERKMTEEYILDEAALKEEDDVSSALSLSLSYPLTKEE, from the exons ATGAGCAAGCCCAAGGAACGCACCATCTTCCATGCCTCTTCCGCTCTTACTCAGCCCCAG GTGTCTCAAATTCAGAAAGGATTTTACAGTTGTTCAGATAGAAATAAAAATGTTGACCATAGGGGGAAATCCGGGAAGTGTAACATGTGCTCTGCCCCTTGCTCATCTTGCTTTCATACGAATCAAGTTCTTTCGAAGTCAATAGAAGAGTCTGCTGGAGAAACCTGTGCAGAAAACATTGTAGTTGACAACGAAATGAGCACTGTGGACACTATGATATCAACTTCTGATTCCTCTGAGAATGCTCTATGTAAAGGATTCTCAAGGACATCTGATGCATCTGCGTCTAATGAAATGGTGGTGCATTCGAAATTTGAGGCTCAAAAAATTCCAGATGATTGTTTGTCATGTGACAGTGGCACTAATGAAGCCACTCAAGTGTACACTTTTCACAACAGAAAAGTAGACAACAGAAATCTACCCTGCTCTTCAGTATTCACTAGTTGTGCACCTGATCAAGAGTACGGACATACAATTGATTGTCAGACCCTCACTGAACATGGAAATGTTAAGTCTGAAGTCGAACATTCTACAGCAAATCACAGTAGGCTAAGAAAAATAAATGGagaattttaccataaattGCCCTCTAGTGGCTTGCCAATTGGATTATCTTCACGTCATCCAGGTTTTTCTGAGGCTCTAGATTCAAAAATCACGGATCATGGTACTGACTTACTCATGGTAGAGGATACTTCCACTGCAAAATATTCATTATGTGACAGAAACTCGAGGGACATGGAAGAAGATAAATGTTCTGCTCCTCATGGGGCACATTCAGAGGTCTCAAGCGAGCACTTGAATTCTTTACTGACTGGAGATGTGGTGACAGATATTCATGGTGATCTGCTTGGTAATTCTGTTAATTCTACTGAGAAGAATGTGGATGCGGGGGTAGATATGCATCTTGTCGATGATACTGATGACTCTGATATGGTGGAGCAGGAT GTAAAAGTCTGTGATATCTGTGGAGATGCAGGTCGGGAGGATTTGCTTGCCATATGCTGTAGGTGTATTGATGGTGCAGAACATAC TTATTGCATGCGAGAAAAGATGGCTAAAGTTCCTGAAGGTGACTGGCTGTGTGAAGAATGCAAATTCGTGGAGCAGATGAGAAGTCAAAGACAAGATAAATTTGGAAAGGTGGATGGTAATGAGGAAAATAATTCCTCTGGTCAAGTAATTAGTGAACATGTAAATAGTGTTGATGTTGAGGGAAATAGAAGTAGAAGCAGTTTGAAAATTCCAAACAAAAGGCTAAGAGATGACGCTGATGCTGAAGTTTCTTCTATCGTGAAGAAGCTAGCTGTTGAATCAATAACTAGATTGCAAAAGTCCTCTTGGTCCGCCAAAGCAGCTGCTATTTCTCGTGAGAATTCTTTAAAGAACCCGGACAAGGGAAGAGTGCAGTCTTCACACGGTGGTCCCTCTTCTGATGCTGTCTCAGTTAATGATAATCCGAAGTTAGCACATTCTGCTTCAGATCGGCGAGTACATAAGTTTCAAG GTGTTTTCTCTGGGTCTAATTCATTTACATCTATAAATTCAAAACCAAAGGTGAAGCTCGTAGATCTAGTTCTTCGGCGGGAGAAATCAGTAAAGGAAGTTGCCCCTCATCAACTTAAGGATGGTGGTATCCGATCTCTGGACAAATCTATGTCGTTCAAAGCAAAAAATTCgattgattttgaatcaaaaacaaaaatgcTATCTCCTAGACCGTCGTCTCACATCCagaatttgaaaaattcaaaaCAGCAAAATACATTTGAACGGCAGAGCtctttcaaatcaaaacatgcaCCAACTAATTCAATTATAGATGCTTCGATGGATTATGTTTCGAGAAGTGATAAAAAACAAGCATCTGGAGGTGAACATTGTCAAATTTCTACTCCGACTGATCACCTTGAGACAAGATCCATGCAACCTGATGGCAAATCAGCAGCATTATCGAGATCATATAGCCTTTCATCTCGAAAGAGTTCTGATTTACCCAGTTCTTTAG GTGAATTTAAGAGGCCGGCGTTGTACAGGCACAATTCGCACCTGGTTTTATCTGCCAAGGGAGTTAATAACATTGATAAAAATTCTAACCAAAGTAACTCGAAGGCGGATTCATCCTCATGCTCAGGTGTTTCTGAAAGATCACCTTTCAATGCTGATGAAGACCAACATAATGGATTGTCTCAGCCCAGAGAGTCCTCTAATTCCGGTGAACCATTAAGGGAACAATCTGGAAGCTGCTCTAGGCCGTCATATGTAAACTCTCCATGGGACAGAAACAATAACCTGAAAGCTGCTATCCAGGCTGCTATGCTGAGAAAGCCCGGAGTATACCAAAAGTATAGGTCTGATAATGCATCAAAGTCAAACATGGGTTGCGATATAGCTTCTAAAGATCattcatcaagttctgctgTAAGGAGACTCGAGTCTTCTGCTGCAGAGGTTGTTGATAAGTGTACATTGTCCCAAAATTTGTCTGCGGACAGGCTTGGACAGGAAACACTCAACAATACAAAGCATTTTCCATCGGAACCTGTAGAAGCTTCCTCTGTAGGAGATGACACCCAGATGTTGGATTGGAAGTCCTCCTCAAGGGACATGTTCAGTAATGATGCTGCAGCAATGGCAATCTTTTCAAAATCCTTGGCCATCCCTAAACATGAATATATATGGCA GGGAAACTTTGATATTTGCCGAAGTGGTAAAATCTCTGTCTCCTGGGATGGAATCCAAGCCCACTTGTCTATAAGTTCATCACCTCAAGTTCTGGATGTCGTAAAGAAATTTAAGAACAGAATTGTTCTGTATGAAGTGCCTCGCTTGAGCACATGGCCTATTCAGTTTCAGGAACGCGGGGTTGTAGAGGATAACATAGCCCTTTTCTTTTTTGCGAAGGATCTTGAGAG TTACAACAAGATCTACAAAATTTGGCTGGATAATATAATAAAGAATGACCTTGCTCTTAAAGGGAATGTAAATGGTGTTGAGCTCCTAATATTTCCTTCCAATCAGCTTCCAGAGAATTCCCAGC GGTGGAATATGTTATTTTTCTTATGGGGTGTGTTCAGAGGAAAGAAAGAAAGTCGCTTGGAATATATGCCTGAGAATGGTCGTTCACTTAGTCCTCGTGCTAGAGATTTTCCTGCATGTGATGATGTATGCCCTGATCCTAAGCTGAATGCTTCCGTAGAGTTTTGTAGTTTATTGTCACATGGAGCGATTGATGGAGATTGTGATGCCAGAGTATCTTCTGTTGATTGTTTGGATGGTAGACTGAATTCCAGTTCCTCTACGGCAGCAAGGAGTTTTAGTGCAAGACAATGTCAAGAACTTAGGGATACTTGTCAG GAAGAAGACATCAATTTGAGCAGTGGACCTCTCCAGGGTAGGTCACCTATCAATGTTTCTGTAAGGAAGCAAATGTCAATGCATATCGATACTCCTCTCGGAGTCGGGAGCCAACATTCATcatataattttgataaatcCCTAGATGGTGTTCTGGATATATCTGCAGAGAAAGGCATAGAGGAGGCAACTATGTTGGATAAGGTGCGCAGCAGTCAAGATCAAGTGAAATTCAGTGTGGATGTTAATAATGATGCAGCACGTAGTCAACTGCATGGAGCGCTTGGAAAG ATGAATCATCATGTTGCTTCTGGCTCCCGTGAAGTGGAGAATCAACACCATGATGAAGCTTGTAATGAGATTGTCATCCCAGGGCGTTCAGAACATGCCAAAAGACAATTACTCCCTATGGAGCAATCCAGTCATTGGAAAGCACGCTCATCAGAACAAAATGTGCTTCAAGATGGATTACCGGACCTGGAGCTTGCTTTAGGGGccgaaagaaaacaaaaaactcGAGCTACCCAACAAGTAATGGTCggtaaacaagagagaaaaatgaCAGAGGAGTATATTCTTGATGAAGCAGCACTCAAAGAAGAGGATGATGTATCATCAGCTCTTTCCCTTTCACTTTCATATCCACTCACCAAGGAGGAATGA
- the LOC142540274 gene encoding protein PARALOG OF AIPP2-like isoform X3 — protein MLISPLLKKEKEKEAAFQVTHLFPVTVSQIQKGFYSCSDRNKNVDHRGKSGKCNMCSAPCSSCFHTNQVLSKSIEESAGETCAENIVVDNEMSTVDTMISTSDSSENALCKGFSRTSDASASNEMVVHSKFEAQKIPDDCLSCDSGTNEATQVYTFHNRKVDNRNLPCSSVFTSCAPDQEYGHTIDCQTLTEHGNVKSEVEHSTANHSRLRKINGEFYHKLPSSGLPIGLSSRHPGFSEALDSKITDHGTDLLMVEDTSTAKYSLCDRNSRDMEEDKCSAPHGAHSEVSSEHLNSLLTGDVVTDIHGDLLGNSVNSTEKNVDAGVDMHLVDDTDDSDMVEQDVKVCDICGDAGREDLLAICCRCIDGAEHTYCMREKMAKVPEGDWLCEECKFVEQMRSQRQDKFGKVDGNEENNSSGQVISEHVNSVDVEGNRSRSSLKIPNKRLRDDADAEVSSIVKKLAVESITRLQKSSWSAKAAAISRENSLKNPDKGRVQSSHGGPSSDAVSVNDNPKLAHSASDRRVHKFQGVFSGSNSFTSINSKPKVKLVDLVLRREKSVKEVAPHQLKDGGIRSLDKSMSFKAKNSIDFESKTKMLSPRPSSHIQNLKNSKQQNTFERQSSFKSKHAPTNSIIDASMDYVSRSDKKQASGGEHCQISTPTDHLETRSMQPDGKSAALSRSYSLSSRKSSDLPSSLGEFKRPALYRHNSHLVLSAKGVNNIDKNSNQSNSKADSSSCSGVSERSPFNADEDQHNGLSQPRESSNSGEPLREQSGSCSRPSYVNSPWDRNNNLKAAIQAAMLRKPGVYQKYRSDNASKSNMGCDIASKDHSSSSAVRRLESSAAEVVDKCTLSQNLSADRLGQETLNNTKHFPSEPVEASSVGDDTQMLDWKSSSRDMFSNDAAAMAIFSKSLAIPKHEYIWQGNFDICRSGKISVSWDGIQAHLSISSSPQVLDVVKKFKNRIVLYEVPRLSTWPIQFQERGVVEDNIALFFFAKDLESYNKIYKIWLDNIIKNDLALKGNVNGVELLIFPSNQLPENSQRWNMLFFLWGVFRGKKESRLEYMPENGRSLSPRARDFPACDDVCPDPKLNASVEFCSLLSHGAIDGDCDARVSSVDCLDGRLNSSSSTAARSFSARQCQELRDTCQEEDINLSSGPLQEKGIEEATMLDKVRSSQDQVKFSVDVNNDAARSQLHGALGKMNHHVASGSREVENQHHDEACNEIVIPGRSEHAKRQLLPMEQSSHWKARSSEQNVLQDGLPDLELALGAERKQKTRATQQVMVGKQERKMTEEYILDEAALKEEDDVSSALSLSLSYPLTKEE, from the exons ATGCTGATCTCCCCGCTgcttaaaaaagaaaaagaaaaagaagcaGCATTCCAAGTTACTCATCTGTTTCCAGTGACG GTGTCTCAAATTCAGAAAGGATTTTACAGTTGTTCAGATAGAAATAAAAATGTTGACCATAGGGGGAAATCCGGGAAGTGTAACATGTGCTCTGCCCCTTGCTCATCTTGCTTTCATACGAATCAAGTTCTTTCGAAGTCAATAGAAGAGTCTGCTGGAGAAACCTGTGCAGAAAACATTGTAGTTGACAACGAAATGAGCACTGTGGACACTATGATATCAACTTCTGATTCCTCTGAGAATGCTCTATGTAAAGGATTCTCAAGGACATCTGATGCATCTGCGTCTAATGAAATGGTGGTGCATTCGAAATTTGAGGCTCAAAAAATTCCAGATGATTGTTTGTCATGTGACAGTGGCACTAATGAAGCCACTCAAGTGTACACTTTTCACAACAGAAAAGTAGACAACAGAAATCTACCCTGCTCTTCAGTATTCACTAGTTGTGCACCTGATCAAGAGTACGGACATACAATTGATTGTCAGACCCTCACTGAACATGGAAATGTTAAGTCTGAAGTCGAACATTCTACAGCAAATCACAGTAGGCTAAGAAAAATAAATGGagaattttaccataaattGCCCTCTAGTGGCTTGCCAATTGGATTATCTTCACGTCATCCAGGTTTTTCTGAGGCTCTAGATTCAAAAATCACGGATCATGGTACTGACTTACTCATGGTAGAGGATACTTCCACTGCAAAATATTCATTATGTGACAGAAACTCGAGGGACATGGAAGAAGATAAATGTTCTGCTCCTCATGGGGCACATTCAGAGGTCTCAAGCGAGCACTTGAATTCTTTACTGACTGGAGATGTGGTGACAGATATTCATGGTGATCTGCTTGGTAATTCTGTTAATTCTACTGAGAAGAATGTGGATGCGGGGGTAGATATGCATCTTGTCGATGATACTGATGACTCTGATATGGTGGAGCAGGAT GTAAAAGTCTGTGATATCTGTGGAGATGCAGGTCGGGAGGATTTGCTTGCCATATGCTGTAGGTGTATTGATGGTGCAGAACATAC TTATTGCATGCGAGAAAAGATGGCTAAAGTTCCTGAAGGTGACTGGCTGTGTGAAGAATGCAAATTCGTGGAGCAGATGAGAAGTCAAAGACAAGATAAATTTGGAAAGGTGGATGGTAATGAGGAAAATAATTCCTCTGGTCAAGTAATTAGTGAACATGTAAATAGTGTTGATGTTGAGGGAAATAGAAGTAGAAGCAGTTTGAAAATTCCAAACAAAAGGCTAAGAGATGACGCTGATGCTGAAGTTTCTTCTATCGTGAAGAAGCTAGCTGTTGAATCAATAACTAGATTGCAAAAGTCCTCTTGGTCCGCCAAAGCAGCTGCTATTTCTCGTGAGAATTCTTTAAAGAACCCGGACAAGGGAAGAGTGCAGTCTTCACACGGTGGTCCCTCTTCTGATGCTGTCTCAGTTAATGATAATCCGAAGTTAGCACATTCTGCTTCAGATCGGCGAGTACATAAGTTTCAAG GTGTTTTCTCTGGGTCTAATTCATTTACATCTATAAATTCAAAACCAAAGGTGAAGCTCGTAGATCTAGTTCTTCGGCGGGAGAAATCAGTAAAGGAAGTTGCCCCTCATCAACTTAAGGATGGTGGTATCCGATCTCTGGACAAATCTATGTCGTTCAAAGCAAAAAATTCgattgattttgaatcaaaaacaaaaatgcTATCTCCTAGACCGTCGTCTCACATCCagaatttgaaaaattcaaaaCAGCAAAATACATTTGAACGGCAGAGCtctttcaaatcaaaacatgcaCCAACTAATTCAATTATAGATGCTTCGATGGATTATGTTTCGAGAAGTGATAAAAAACAAGCATCTGGAGGTGAACATTGTCAAATTTCTACTCCGACTGATCACCTTGAGACAAGATCCATGCAACCTGATGGCAAATCAGCAGCATTATCGAGATCATATAGCCTTTCATCTCGAAAGAGTTCTGATTTACCCAGTTCTTTAG GTGAATTTAAGAGGCCGGCGTTGTACAGGCACAATTCGCACCTGGTTTTATCTGCCAAGGGAGTTAATAACATTGATAAAAATTCTAACCAAAGTAACTCGAAGGCGGATTCATCCTCATGCTCAGGTGTTTCTGAAAGATCACCTTTCAATGCTGATGAAGACCAACATAATGGATTGTCTCAGCCCAGAGAGTCCTCTAATTCCGGTGAACCATTAAGGGAACAATCTGGAAGCTGCTCTAGGCCGTCATATGTAAACTCTCCATGGGACAGAAACAATAACCTGAAAGCTGCTATCCAGGCTGCTATGCTGAGAAAGCCCGGAGTATACCAAAAGTATAGGTCTGATAATGCATCAAAGTCAAACATGGGTTGCGATATAGCTTCTAAAGATCattcatcaagttctgctgTAAGGAGACTCGAGTCTTCTGCTGCAGAGGTTGTTGATAAGTGTACATTGTCCCAAAATTTGTCTGCGGACAGGCTTGGACAGGAAACACTCAACAATACAAAGCATTTTCCATCGGAACCTGTAGAAGCTTCCTCTGTAGGAGATGACACCCAGATGTTGGATTGGAAGTCCTCCTCAAGGGACATGTTCAGTAATGATGCTGCAGCAATGGCAATCTTTTCAAAATCCTTGGCCATCCCTAAACATGAATATATATGGCA GGGAAACTTTGATATTTGCCGAAGTGGTAAAATCTCTGTCTCCTGGGATGGAATCCAAGCCCACTTGTCTATAAGTTCATCACCTCAAGTTCTGGATGTCGTAAAGAAATTTAAGAACAGAATTGTTCTGTATGAAGTGCCTCGCTTGAGCACATGGCCTATTCAGTTTCAGGAACGCGGGGTTGTAGAGGATAACATAGCCCTTTTCTTTTTTGCGAAGGATCTTGAGAG TTACAACAAGATCTACAAAATTTGGCTGGATAATATAATAAAGAATGACCTTGCTCTTAAAGGGAATGTAAATGGTGTTGAGCTCCTAATATTTCCTTCCAATCAGCTTCCAGAGAATTCCCAGC GGTGGAATATGTTATTTTTCTTATGGGGTGTGTTCAGAGGAAAGAAAGAAAGTCGCTTGGAATATATGCCTGAGAATGGTCGTTCACTTAGTCCTCGTGCTAGAGATTTTCCTGCATGTGATGATGTATGCCCTGATCCTAAGCTGAATGCTTCCGTAGAGTTTTGTAGTTTATTGTCACATGGAGCGATTGATGGAGATTGTGATGCCAGAGTATCTTCTGTTGATTGTTTGGATGGTAGACTGAATTCCAGTTCCTCTACGGCAGCAAGGAGTTTTAGTGCAAGACAATGTCAAGAACTTAGGGATACTTGTCAG GAAGAAGACATCAATTTGAGCAGTGGACCTCTCCAGG AGAAAGGCATAGAGGAGGCAACTATGTTGGATAAGGTGCGCAGCAGTCAAGATCAAGTGAAATTCAGTGTGGATGTTAATAATGATGCAGCACGTAGTCAACTGCATGGAGCGCTTGGAAAG ATGAATCATCATGTTGCTTCTGGCTCCCGTGAAGTGGAGAATCAACACCATGATGAAGCTTGTAATGAGATTGTCATCCCAGGGCGTTCAGAACATGCCAAAAGACAATTACTCCCTATGGAGCAATCCAGTCATTGGAAAGCACGCTCATCAGAACAAAATGTGCTTCAAGATGGATTACCGGACCTGGAGCTTGCTTTAGGGGccgaaagaaaacaaaaaactcGAGCTACCCAACAAGTAATGGTCggtaaacaagagagaaaaatgaCAGAGGAGTATATTCTTGATGAAGCAGCACTCAAAGAAGAGGATGATGTATCATCAGCTCTTTCCCTTTCACTTTCATATCCACTCACCAAGGAGGAATGA